The Nitrospira tepida genome includes a window with the following:
- a CDS encoding FAD-binding oxidoreductase: protein MQTFVAEVDRITNLTHDVREIELRLLEPTAIDFQPGQFISFDIAVEGKPRPVTRAYSIASPPSRPDRITLVFNRVDHGPGSTYLFSLKGGDRVHFKGPAGTFRLKDDGTRDLLFVATGTGIAPLRAMIWTKLEQGSPRAITLFWGLRSQRDLYYQQELADLSKTYSHFRFVTTLSKPEPGWTGSVGRVTGLVTEQIQSVANLAVYLCGNGGMIKEVTAALNAKGLCPIYREKWYDGEPDAG, encoded by the coding sequence ATGCAAACGTTTGTCGCAGAAGTGGATCGCATCACCAACCTCACGCATGACGTGCGGGAGATCGAGTTGCGGTTGCTGGAACCGACCGCCATCGACTTTCAGCCGGGTCAGTTCATCTCCTTTGATATCGCGGTCGAGGGCAAGCCCAGGCCGGTCACGAGGGCCTATTCGATCGCGTCTCCGCCCAGCCGGCCCGATCGCATCACCTTGGTGTTCAACCGTGTCGACCATGGCCCAGGGTCGACCTATCTGTTCTCGTTGAAGGGAGGAGATCGGGTGCATTTCAAGGGCCCGGCCGGCACCTTCCGCCTGAAGGACGACGGCACGCGCGACCTCTTGTTTGTCGCCACGGGCACGGGCATCGCGCCGCTGCGCGCGATGATCTGGACGAAGTTGGAGCAGGGGAGCCCCCGCGCCATCACGCTCTTCTGGGGATTGCGGAGCCAGCGGGATCTGTACTATCAGCAGGAGTTGGCCGATCTCTCCAAGACCTATAGCCACTTCCGGTTCGTGACGACCCTCTCCAAGCCCGAACCGGGCTGGACCGGATCGGTCGGGCGGGTCACCGGCCTCGTCACCGAGCAGATTCAGTCGGTGGCCAACCTGGCCGTATATCTCTGCGGCAACGGGGGCATGATCAAGGAGGTGACGGCGGCGCTGAACGCCAAGGGCCTATGCCCCATCTACCGCGAGAAGTGGTACGACGGGGAGCCGGATGCGGGTTAG
- a CDS encoding SCP2 sterol-binding domain-containing protein, producing the protein MPQTIRDILNQLPGKLDAEAAEGVTAVYQFDLSDPGGGRYYLMIDDGTCSVAEGSHPDPHVTLAMSGADALGLLNGNLSGQAMAMSGRLSVSGDIGLALQLKALFPSVKTS; encoded by the coding sequence GTGCCGCAAACCATCCGGGATATTCTGAACCAACTCCCCGGCAAGCTCGATGCCGAGGCGGCGGAAGGCGTCACGGCCGTCTATCAATTTGATCTCAGCGACCCGGGCGGCGGCCGCTATTATCTGATGATTGACGACGGGACCTGTTCCGTGGCGGAAGGGAGCCACCCGGATCCGCACGTGACCTTGGCCATGAGCGGCGCCGATGCCCTGGGATTGTTGAACGGAAACTTATCCGGCCAGGCGATGGCCATGAGCGGCCGGCTGAGCGTCAGCGGCGACATCGGATTGGCCCTTCAATTGAAAGCCCTGTTCCCCTCCGTCAAGACATCGTGA